In the genome of Paenibacillus sp. FSL R5-0766, one region contains:
- a CDS encoding winged helix-turn-helix domain-containing protein, which translates to MNVYPNITVIASLIADPSRAIFLSSLLDGRALPAGELAHMASVTPQTASSHLAKLVEGGLLEVEQQGRHRYYRLANKEIANLIETMASIAPPVQIRSLKQSNQLQQLSHARTCYGHLAGKLGISLCEALVQKGYLSEPEEAHSKDYQVTEKGIQWFTTFGIELQMKPGSRRAIARKCLDWSERRHHLSGMLGEQLRHRLAELDWIRQKTGSRSVEVTEAGKKGLYEVLSITL; encoded by the coding sequence ATGAATGTATATCCGAATATTACTGTTATTGCGTCGTTAATCGCTGATCCAAGCCGTGCTATTTTTCTGTCATCCTTGCTAGATGGGCGTGCGTTGCCCGCAGGAGAGCTTGCTCATATGGCAAGTGTCACTCCCCAGACGGCAAGCAGCCATCTAGCTAAACTCGTAGAGGGAGGATTACTTGAAGTTGAACAACAAGGACGCCATCGATACTACCGTCTGGCAAACAAAGAAATTGCTAATCTGATTGAAACGATGGCCAGTATTGCTCCGCCTGTACAGATCCGTTCTCTCAAACAATCCAATCAGCTTCAACAACTGAGTCATGCACGGACCTGTTATGGTCATCTGGCCGGGAAATTGGGAATCTCGCTCTGTGAAGCGTTAGTACAGAAGGGGTATCTTTCAGAGCCCGAAGAGGCACACAGCAAGGATTATCAAGTTACAGAGAAAGGAATACAGTGGTTCACTACGTTCGGAATTGAACTTCAGATGAAGCCGGGATCACGCCGGGCCATCGCTCGCAAATGTCTGGATTGGAGCGAACGCCGTCATCATCTCTCAGGTATGCTTGGGGAACAACTCAGACATCGGTTAGCGGAACTGGACTGGATTCGTCAAAAAACAGGAAGTCGCTCTGTCGAAGTAACGGAAGCAGGCAAGAAAGGTTTATACGAGGTGTTAAGCATTACACTTTAA